The following is a genomic window from Balneola sp..
GGGGTTGTTTCTGGTTTTCGGCGTTTTACTAGGCGTTACATCCCTTGATGTATTCGCCCAGGTGCCTCCGGCAGCAACAGCTATCGGTAACCAGGCAAGTGCAACCTATGTTGATAACACTGGAACTGGACAATCGGTTACTTCTAACACTGTAGAAACCATTGTACAGCAAATTGCAGGTGTGACCATTAACGCGGGTATTTCCAAAACCGTGAGTCCTGGTGGTCAGGTAACTTTCCCACATACCATTACCAACACTGGTAACGGGACCGATAAATTCGACCTTACCACCCTGGAGGGTAGTGGGGATTTCGATTTCGATAATATCAGGATCTATCCGGATACCGACTTTGACGGGACACCGGATAACTTTACTGAGATATTCGAAACCCCAAATATTTCCTTCCCGGGAAACATTGGTGGTAATCCGTTTACCTACGGTATCGTAATTGTGGCGGATGTACCGGTTACTGCGAACGATGGAGACATCGAAACATTCCAGATTAAAGCTACCTCTGACTTCGATGCTACCCAGGCGGACTCAACTACAAATACGACTCAAGTAGATGAGGATGCGGTAGTTAATGTTCAGAAGAACCGAAGTGTACAGAATGTGGCAGTTGGAGATACCGTAACGTACACTTTTTCCTATGCGGAAAGTGGTGGTAACTCAGATGCAACTAATCTTGTAATTAAAGATCCGCTTCCAGCAGGCGTAAGCTATGTTGCTGGTTCAGGGGTATGGTCTGGTGCAGCTGGTATTCCGTTAACGGATGCAGGAACTGGCGAAACCGCTTCGGGTATTACCTACGAGTTCGATGATACTGGAACAGCAGATTCGGTAATCATCGCTATTGCTAGTATCAACTCGGGTGCATCTGGTACGATAAGCTTCAAAGTTACCGTAGATGCAGGTACTGAAGGGAATACCATTCTCAACACAGGATCATATTCTCATGACGATGCTCTAACTCCTACCACTACCAACGCTGCCGATATTATCGTTGACGAAAACTATGATATTGAGTCAGTAGGAGCTGATACAGTTAGCATTGGAGAAGTAGATCAGGGTGAAATTGTTAACTTTGTTAACAAATTCGTGAACCAGGGAACTGCAACGGATACCTACGATATCACGTTGTCAAACAACTCCTTTCCACCGAGTGCAACGCTTACCTTCTTTAAGGCGGATGCTAATGACGAACCCACTTCGCCATTTACAGTAGGCTCTGGTGGTATTTTCAATACAGGGCCAGTAGCGGTTGGTGATACTATTGTTGTAATTCTCCAGGTAAACTTGCCTTCAGGTGTAAGTGGAGGACCTTATTCGGTAGTAAAAACACTTACTTCACAGAATGATCCAAGTGAGAGTGATTTCCACGTGGACAAGTTAGACGGTATTAGAGTACCTACGGTTGATATCACCAACAATGGTGCTATTGGAACAGGAACAGGTGTTGGGCAAGGTCCTGAAACCAATCCGGTTACCACCATTACAACCAATCCAAACAACACGGTAACTTTCAGTCTTTGGATTACCAATACCAGTAACCAACAGGATACCTACAAGCTTGATTATGGTATCGATACTACTGCAGCTGGTGACATTGCGGTTACAGATGCTCTTCCAACTAACTGGACGGCTAACTTCCGCGATCCAAATAACGGTAATTCCATCATTACGGATGTAGGACCAATCGCATCTGGAGACTCGGCTGAAGTAAACCTTACCGTAAATATTCCCGCTGGTTTTGCACCAGGAGATAATGAGATTTATGTACGTGCTCTATCACAGACATCCGGTGCTATCGATGTTAAACATGAACGAGTAACAGTAAACACCGTCCGCAGTATTTCGCTTACTGCTTCGCAAACCGGTGTGGTTTCTCCTGGTGGTTCGGTGGATTACATCCATACGTTTACGGTGAATAGTAACGTAACAGAGAATGATGGTACAGAT
Proteins encoded in this region:
- a CDS encoding DUF11 domain-containing protein: MENQTNNKSIILNLNRIESMYTHKTRRTSSLASRLAGLFLVFGVLLGVTSLDVFAQVPPAATAIGNQASATYVDNTGTGQSVTSNTVETIVQQIAGVTINAGISKTVSPGGQVTFPHTITNTGNGTDKFDLTTLEGSGDFDFDNIRIYPDTDFDGTPDNFTEIFETPNISFPGNIGGNPFTYGIVIVADVPVTANDGDIETFQIKATSDFDATQADSTTNTTQVDEDAVVNVQKNRSVQNVAVGDTVTYTFSYAESGGNSDATNLVIKDPLPAGVSYVAGSGVWSGAAGIPLTDAGTGETASGITYEFDDTGTADSVIIAIASINSGASGTISFKVTVDAGTEGNTILNTGSYSHDDALTPTTTNAADIIVDENYDIESVGADTVSIGEVDQGEIVNFVNKFVNQGTATDTYDITLSNNSFPPSATLTFFKADANDEPTSPFTVGSGGIFNTGPVAVGDTIVVILQVNLPSGVSGGPYSVVKTLTSQNDPSESDFHVDKLDGIRVPTVDITNNGAIGTGTGVGQGPETNPVTTITTNPNNTVTFSLWITNTSNQQDTYKLDYGIDTTAAGDIAVTDALPTNWTANFRDPNNGNSIITDVGPIASGDSAEVNLTVNIPAGFAPGDNEIYVRALSQTSGAIDVKHERVTVNTVRSISLTASQTGVVSPGGSVDYIHTFTVNSNVTENDGTDTDFHIELANSVPSGWGAVVYWDTDEDGAVTSADSLLTNAASSGSVDFPAAIGSLSFGDQVRFIVIVNASTALNDGATVTTTITISDQGTVGLADAVNNDQTEVQLGVVAIEKFQAPDANGSPGTYTKNQFNVFPGDTVWYRIEVVNDGSQPITTLVVQDVVPSYTTIASIATVTENVGPITGLALDGANPGVGATGTVKVTATSLQPTHKFTIEFAVVVDN